A genomic segment from Eisenibacter elegans DSM 3317 encodes:
- the asnB gene encoding asparagine synthase (glutamine-hydrolyzing) yields MCGIHLIVQTKAVSTAQGLDKALALMLDAAQHRGKDGQGQWATSEPLPIALGHNLLQIADIHPFNRQPIQSDDGRYVLAFNGQIYNHHQLRQALPPRDWQSQSDAETLLYHLAHKGAKGLESLAGMYALIYYDRQTQRLLIAQDPWQMKPLYYAQTPTHLLFSSEIQSLLASGLMPRQLNEAAIPHYLQYRYAPHPQTFYQGVYAWQGAAYFSLFEQRFEALNHGSQCASETDHPAPMPLQEAVLRHLPAAVPTGLMLSGGVDSSLLALSVAQVRPSGGMLAFSLQITDSQQLSDDFRYATVIARACRMPLVEVRASAKALEASFEAIIGHTDSPIADIAAFSTYWIAETAARQGVYVLWSGAGADELLGGYRRHQWYAQYHQWKPWSHWAAAVARKVLPRRWQQYSRARRQALGLQANPVYTMQTLCALSSPLVYSTNTLTPEPQRFDLKGFLQMEQQHYLPYDILRLNDQMAMRHSVELRMPYLDTAFTEWAQCLSNRYLCQNPAKWPLKQALIQLSSSLGTSIGQRPKQGFGLPIGQYMRQAPLFWKQYFDNPQAAIFKYVPYGAVAQQWQAHQRGQADFSTELLSVALLAVWIQQRFG; encoded by the coding sequence ATGTGTGGCATACACCTGATTGTCCAAACTAAGGCCGTCTCGACGGCTCAGGGGCTTGATAAGGCCTTAGCGCTGATGTTGGATGCCGCTCAACATAGAGGCAAGGACGGACAAGGACAGTGGGCAACATCGGAGCCTCTACCAATAGCGCTAGGGCATAATCTTTTACAAATAGCCGATATTCACCCATTCAATCGGCAGCCTATCCAAAGTGATGATGGTCGCTATGTGTTGGCGTTCAACGGACAAATCTACAACCACCACCAACTGCGTCAAGCTTTGCCGCCAAGAGATTGGCAAAGCCAAAGCGATGCCGAAACCTTGCTCTATCATTTGGCTCATAAGGGTGCCAAAGGCCTAGAAAGCCTCGCAGGGATGTATGCCCTCATCTACTATGACCGACAAACGCAGCGGCTACTCATAGCCCAAGACCCTTGGCAGATGAAGCCATTGTATTATGCCCAAACCCCTACACACCTGCTCTTTTCGTCTGAAATACAAAGTTTGTTGGCTTCGGGCTTAATGCCCCGCCAGCTCAATGAGGCCGCCATTCCCCATTATTTGCAATATCGCTACGCCCCACACCCTCAGACATTCTACCAAGGTGTCTACGCTTGGCAGGGAGCAGCTTATTTCTCGCTTTTCGAGCAGCGCTTTGAGGCGCTAAATCACGGCAGCCAATGCGCCTCCGAAACAGACCACCCTGCGCCAATGCCTTTGCAAGAGGCTGTCTTGCGACACCTGCCGGCAGCAGTGCCTACGGGTTTGATGCTCAGCGGAGGAGTAGATTCTTCGTTGCTGGCCTTGTCAGTAGCCCAAGTACGGCCATCTGGCGGTATGCTGGCCTTTAGCCTCCAAATCACGGATAGCCAACAACTCTCTGACGATTTCCGCTATGCGACTGTCATCGCCCGAGCCTGCCGGATGCCTTTGGTAGAGGTTCGGGCTTCGGCCAAAGCCCTCGAAGCTTCTTTTGAAGCTATCATCGGCCACACCGATAGCCCCATTGCCGACATTGCAGCCTTCAGCACCTATTGGATAGCCGAGACTGCCGCCCGCCAAGGGGTGTATGTCCTTTGGTCGGGGGCAGGGGCAGATGAGCTACTGGGGGGGTATCGCCGTCATCAGTGGTATGCACAATACCACCAATGGAAGCCTTGGAGTCATTGGGCTGCAGCGGTGGCGCGTAAGGTCTTGCCCCGGCGGTGGCAACAATACTCCCGCGCTCGTAGGCAGGCACTGGGGCTACAAGCCAACCCAGTCTATACGATGCAAACCTTGTGTGCGCTCAGTAGCCCTTTAGTCTATTCAACAAATACTTTAACACCTGAGCCTCAAAGGTTTGATTTGAAGGGTTTTTTGCAAATGGAACAACAACACTACCTGCCCTATGATATCCTACGGCTGAATGATCAGATGGCTATGCGCCACAGTGTAGAGCTTCGAATGCCCTACCTCGATACAGCTTTTACGGAATGGGCACAGTGCTTGTCTAATCGATACTTATGCCAAAACCCTGCAAAATGGCCGCTCAAACAAGCACTTATCCAACTTTCTAGTTCCCTAGGCACATCCATCGGCCAGCGCCCCAAACAAGGGTTTGGACTGCCAATAGGCCAATATATGCGGCAAGCCCCTTTGTTTTGGAAACAGTATTTTGACAACCCACAGGCAGCCATTTTCAAATATGTCCCTTATGGAGCTGTAGCCCAACAATGGCAGGCACATCAGAGAGGCCAGGCCGATTTTTCGACAGAGTTATTGTCGGTAGCTTTGCTGGCGGTTTGGATTCAACAACGTTTCGGATGA
- a CDS encoding glycosyltransferase: protein MAGTSERPGRFFDRVIVGSFAGGLDSTTFRMRILYLHQYFKTYADGGATRSYYVAQEMVARGWEVVMITSHNKPRYEQRFIEGIEVHYLPIYYANHLGKWARIWAFARFMWQSFALAMRLPRFEHCWASSTPLSVGVTALLIKQFRGLAYSIELRDWWPEVPIQLGVINKRLWITLLKRVEKLLYQNAQNIITLSPEVTKALAQQGIPQEKLHFVPNMADIDFFASAYKPPRIFEKYNSENPLLVGYFGAMGPANGLKYYLKQIAYCQAQCGQQVRFFLVGEGKEKEALMALSKRLMLENVEFIPKSNKFEIREMMAQVQAIMVSFAPHPILQTTSPNKFFDGLAAGKLCIVNVEGWLQDLVEKYHCGIYINPLDEVALYQQLAPFLADTTLLIEAQRNALTLGKQVFSRKNLTKNLLKCLEK from the coding sequence ATGGCAGGCACATCAGAGAGGCCAGGCCGATTTTTCGACAGAGTTATTGTCGGTAGCTTTGCTGGCGGTTTGGATTCAACAACGTTTCGGATGAGAATACTCTATCTACATCAATATTTCAAGACATATGCCGATGGCGGCGCTACCCGCTCCTATTATGTTGCCCAAGAGATGGTAGCTCGCGGGTGGGAGGTGGTGATGATTACCAGCCACAACAAACCCCGCTACGAACAGCGCTTCATAGAGGGAATAGAGGTACATTATCTACCTATTTACTATGCCAATCATTTGGGCAAATGGGCGCGTATATGGGCTTTTGCACGGTTTATGTGGCAAAGTTTTGCCTTGGCTATGCGTCTGCCCCGATTTGAGCATTGCTGGGCCAGCTCTACCCCCTTGAGTGTAGGGGTAACTGCCTTACTAATCAAGCAGTTCAGGGGTTTGGCTTATAGTATCGAATTAAGGGACTGGTGGCCCGAAGTACCCATCCAATTGGGAGTTATCAACAAGCGCTTGTGGATAACTTTGCTCAAAAGAGTGGAAAAACTACTCTATCAAAATGCTCAAAATATTATCACACTTTCCCCTGAAGTAACAAAAGCCCTAGCGCAACAAGGGATTCCTCAGGAAAAGTTGCATTTCGTGCCCAATATGGCTGATATTGATTTTTTTGCATCAGCTTATAAGCCCCCCAGAATATTTGAAAAATACAATTCAGAAAACCCGTTACTAGTGGGGTATTTTGGTGCTATGGGGCCGGCCAACGGCTTAAAGTATTACTTGAAGCAAATAGCTTATTGTCAGGCGCAGTGTGGGCAACAAGTACGTTTTTTTTTGGTAGGCGAAGGCAAAGAAAAAGAGGCATTAATGGCATTATCCAAGAGATTAATGCTTGAAAATGTGGAGTTTATACCTAAATCAAACAAGTTTGAAATCCGAGAAATGATGGCTCAAGTTCAGGCAATAATGGTTTCATTTGCACCACATCCTATTTTACAAACCACTAGTCCCAATAAGTTTTTTGATGGCTTGGCTGCCGGCAAGTTGTGTATTGTCAATGTAGAAGGATGGCTACAAGATTTAGTAGAAAAATACCATTGTGGAATCTATATAAATCCTTTAGATGAAGTCGCACTTTATCAACAATTAGCTCCTTTTTTGGCCGATACAACCCTGTTGATTGAAGCACAACGAAACGCGCTAACACTAGGAAAGCAAGTATTTTCACGAAAAAATTTGACAAAAAATTTGCTCAAATGCTTAGAGAAGTAA
- a CDS encoding response regulator — translation MNQVIKILLIEDHGIVREGVKGIISQHEGMYVTEECDNAEDALHILTNHIPDVILCDITLADTDGIELIAKIKKKYPNIKVIILSSHNEEYFVLRALEVNTDGYLHKSILKKELIEGILKVYKGEKYFSQAVSQIIINNMVNKRTGNSGAAAFTPREKEILKLITEGYSNREISDKLFISIKTVDTHRTSLLKKSDAKNTAELVKFAIENKLV, via the coding sequence ATGAACCAAGTTATCAAAATTCTACTGATAGAAGACCACGGCATCGTGCGTGAAGGCGTAAAAGGCATCATCTCCCAACACGAAGGAATGTATGTTACAGAAGAGTGTGATAATGCCGAAGATGCGCTCCATATCCTGACCAACCACATCCCCGATGTCATTCTCTGTGACATTACCCTAGCAGATACTGACGGCATAGAACTCATTGCCAAAATCAAAAAAAAATACCCCAACATCAAGGTCATTATCCTGAGCTCACACAACGAGGAGTATTTTGTCTTGAGGGCGCTAGAAGTCAATACAGATGGCTACCTACACAAAAGCATCCTCAAAAAAGAACTCATAGAGGGTATCCTGAAGGTCTACAAAGGCGAGAAGTATTTTTCGCAGGCTGTTTCGCAAATCATCATCAACAATATGGTCAACAAGCGTACTGGCAATTCCGGTGCGGCGGCCTTTACACCACGCGAGAAAGAAATCCTCAAACTCATCACCGAGGGCTATAGTAACCGTGAAATTTCAGATAAGCTCTTCATCAGTATCAAAACCGTAGACACACACCGTACCAGCCTGCTCAAAAAATCGGACGCTAAAAATACGGCCGAGTTGGTCAAGTTTGCCATCGAAAATAAGCTTGTATAG